In the genome of Harpia harpyja isolate bHarHar1 chromosome 8, bHarHar1 primary haplotype, whole genome shotgun sequence, the window TTCTCTGAGCAAAGCTTGAAGGCAACAGGAGGTGCAGACCAAAGAAGATGGCAATGTTAGTTAGCTCCTGGGGAAGGAACCAAGCTGCCAAGCACGCATCCGTAGGTGCATTGAGAGGTGAGGGGTATAGTCAGGTCCCTAAACTTGCAAGCATAATGAACAACGTGATGAAGTCAGGCCCCTCATGGTTGatgggagggcaggggaacccCAGGGATGAGGACCTTTTTGGGGCTGAAATCCCACCTCATGGCTGAGCTGGGAAATACCCCCCGTGAAGATGCCAATGATGCCATCAGCACGCATAGGCAGAACTGCTCTGGGCTCTTCACATGCTACTTGAATGCAATTGGTATCCAGCTCCTGAGGGGTTTAGCCATATTTGAACACATTAGGGGGGTGTCTGTGCCCCCCACTCCACTCTCATCTTCCTTATCATTAAACATCCTTTGCCCTCCAGGCAGTCTGCTTTGGTACAGGCAGGGAACAGTTTCTTTAGTCCCTATCAATAGTGGATGGCTGTGTGATTCAGCCACATTGCTTGCTGGTGATCAAGAGGGCTGGAGGTAAGAGTCTATCAGTCCCAGAGCTGGCCAAGAGCTCCACTTCAGCCTGTCAGCCAGCCTGGAGAGCCACACAAGTGGCATTCAAGGGAGGCCAGCCAAAAAGATGCTGCACTTCCCAGTGGTCCTGCACAGCCCAGAGATGTCTCTTAACTGATTGTATCCAAGTTAAATTAATCTTGATATAATTAACACACCACCTGCCACCACTTGCTTGCTGGAAAAGTACAAATATTTAGAAGGGCTTCATCTGAGGGTCTTCTAGATTCCCAGTAAAGACTCCCCTGCTGTCTCCAGCCACATCCCCTGCCTAAGAGATGAGTCACGTAATCttgcagaaaggaaacacagtGCTCGTTGTGAACAAAACCAATGCAGGATGCAGTCACTggttgtcaaaggtcacggggtcccCACTGGGTGATGATGTTGTTTCCCAGCCTGTTTTACACCGGAGGACAAGAGGGGAGCATTGCATATGCTCAGGAGGGACTTCACCACCACTAGCCTCATACAAGCAGGGTTTGATTGCATCCAGGCACTGAGCAGCCTGGCTAAAGGTATAAGCAATACCCAAGTGCTAATCCAAGCCACTGTGAAGACACATCACCAAATTCTGCTTCCATCTCAGACAGAAATGGGTGATGCTGCTCTTCTTTTTACTGGTTCTGTGTGTTTACCTATGGAAGTCCACAGGGTAGCTCACTCCTCCCCATCTGGTGATAGTAATACTTCTAGATCTTCTAGCACCACCAGCATTTGTTGGCTAATATTAAGGAAATGGTTTGAAGACACCTATCTGTGACATTGTATCCTACAGCTGAGTTACACGTGAACTCTTcttgtttgcttattttgaaaTGAATTGCAGTAATTCATAAAAAGTGACACAAACTTACTATGCACATGCCTAAAATCTCGACATTTTTTCAACTACACCAAGATTTTCATCAGAAGTTAGCACAACCACTGTTCGTATGCCTCTTCAGTATTCAcaacaaacatttcatttgctaTTGTAAACTGGCCCATTATCAGTTTCGTCTACCTGCTCTCAGACTCACTAATTTCTACTCTGGTGTTTCTGTAGAGCTGATGGTAGTGGGGACAGCTGGTCCTCCAGCTCCCCACAAACTGCTGGCTCTTGCCCTGGTGCCTCTGCCCCCATGCTGGGCTCTGAGGGAGGACTGCAAGGGCTATGCGCACAGCCACTGGGACATCAGGCACAGCAGCCTGGGGTAGAGGTTGGAAAGCACAGCACAAACTGTTTCATTGCTGGGATGGGGAGCTTTACTGACATGAGAATTTTGTGGGGATGAGTTCATCatgaatgctaaaaaaaaaaaaatcgctccCCTGTCTCTGCTTGCTGTTATACaacatgtttcttttctgcttttgctttcaccTTAAGTCAAGTAAGATCATTCTCTGTTCTCCTTTTATATTCATAAACTGCATGAATTACATGATGAAAAGACTACATATTACATTTCATGTAATTTGTTGCTTAGCATATGCCACAAGCAGAGGGAAATTTTTCTCTTCCCACCACGAAACATTGACATGGATACAAATCTAAACAACCATTCTGTATAGTACTATAAACCACTGGTAGTTTGTCTCAGCTGAGAAGAAACCACATCCCAAAACTTTCGCACTTCCCGCAGAGCAGAGCTCCCCTTGTCCCACTAGCACTCGATGAGCAGAGGGAGGGACCATGCCCTACTCCCAGCCTTCCCTAGCCAGGACCAGTGGCTGGAGAGGATGGCGTGACTGTCAGCTCTCTGTGCGGCTCCCCTCCCCTGCAAAGCACCAGCTCCCCACAGGAGGCCAGAGGCACCTGGAGGCACCACAGCACCAAGGGCTCCCTCAGCAACCTGGAGAGAGTAGGGCTGGCATGGCACAGCCTCACCGAGGCCACCAGAAGCCCTGAAGAGGCAGCACAGACATCTCTGTTTCTGGTCAAATTCCTGATAACACCATGTACACCCATACCCGTTGCTCTGCCAGATAGCCCCAGGCCCAAAAGTATCCTCACTATTGCCTGGGTGATGCAGCGCCATAGCTGGGCTGGAAAACAAGTGCAAATTCAGGTGGGTGGCTCCTTGGGGTGCTGGGTTCACAGGGTGCAGGACAGGATCACCCATGTCCACTCACACCACTGTTCCAGGGATAACACTGCAATGGTGAAGTCAAGGGATTTTATATGATCACAAACCATCAGGACATTGGTTTTACCCACCATCTGGGCCCACTTGTCTAAGGGTAAGCATGAGAGAGTCACCTCCTCCTTGCAAAAGGAACTATGCAGTCAAGCATCCTCTCTCACAGCTGAGGTGGCTTAGGtgtcataaaaaaatacagatgcataAAGATGGGTAAAACAAACTCATCTCCCTGCGTCCCTTCCCTGCACCTCACAGTTTGGGCAAGGCACCAGAGCAGGGTTTGGCAAGCTGCGAGTGCACATGGACATGCAAGCACGTTGGCACACACGCTCCAATGGGGACTAGTTATATGCCACTGTCCTACAGCCTCTCCTGGACTGACTTACAAATgaatgtcatagaatcatagaatcatttaggttggaaatgtCCTTGTGATCTCTGTTCCCTAGACTACCCAGCTCAGCTGTAGTCAGCAGTAACTTGTTATCACCTTTCCTTTATTTGGCCAGGTGAAAATTTGGAAACCAGCCTGTACTTTCAGTGAAAACCATAAAGAAACAATTATTAAATAACAGACCttaaacatttccaaaacaagTTAGAAAACAGATCTTTTTATTAGGAACAAAATCATCgcgggggaaaagaaaaaaaacaccaaaaaagaacAATAGCTGGGCATGAACACATACAGTTAAAGGAAGAGCACAGGCTGCACGACTTCTCTCCTGACTTAACAGTAACAAAAACCTTTGCCCCCATTGCTGAACTGGCATCTTCAGCAGGGAAGGGCAGAAAACCAGCCGTGTCCTATCTGCCTCATAAAGAGTCTCAGATTTCCATCTCAACGGGAAAAATCCTTCCCAGACTGGGGTTACCCCCGTGGTGGTGCTAACAGCTGCCCTCCCAGGGCTGACAGCAGCATGGCAGCACTAGGGCAAGCTGGAGCCGGGACGCACCAGCCCAGCAGGACAAGGCTGGCCCAGCTCTGCCACCCTTAGCACCCGAAATGCTGGCATTTTCTCCAGCGCACCTCAGAGCACCGTTCAGCCTTTGAAGCATGTACTGGAGTCGActgtcccctgcctgtccctgccagaaagtgcagaagagaaacaaagctaACTATGTCCCTGCATTTCAGTGACGGTGGCCCCTGTTCACCCAGTATCACTGCCACTGGGCTGCCTATAGGCAGCTGCCACCCCAAGCGCTCGGCATCACATTTCTGTCATTCAACTCACAGCCTTTGAGGAATGTTTGTACTGACAGGAGATAGTGCAGCACCATGAGGAAAAGACTTCTTATCTCCCTCTTACCGTGGAAAATCTGATTCCTACAGCAGCCTTAAAAAGCAGAGACAGGCTGAATCACCACCAACACAGCACACAAGATCCAAAAATCTTCTAAACAGAGTCACAGGACAAGGAAACAAGAACAACCACCTACAGCTGGGCGTCACCGATGCAGAGCTTTGCCATGTACACAGACATGAAGGACTTCCAGGTAAGCATGCAGCCGTCCCGCCAGCTCCCCCGCCTGGGAGAGATGCATTCagcttggttttgattttgctgGGGCACTTGCCGACCTCGTTGGGTGGCATTTACAGGGCATACCTTAAATCCATTTCCAAGGGATTCATGGCATAATATCAGCACGATATATAACGGGGACAAAATGACAAGGGAAGAGAGGAATGCAATTCATGCCTCCCCATCCTTTTCTTCCCCGATCTGTACCATCTCTACTTTTACTCTACCATGCCTTTCTAGTGCATTGGGCTAGTTTAACACCAACATGCCTCGCAATACCTTGCTCTGGCAGTGCATCCTGCAGCACTCCCTGTGGCCTGacagccctgcagctcctggcagctTTGCCAGGGACTCAGCTACCTGCTGCCTGGGACTGAGTCCTTGCCCTCTCCTCACCTCATCCTTCTTCCCTGCAGGTCTaccccagctgtgctgctttcaAACCTCCCCTGAGCAGAACAGGATGTGTGTAGCAGCAAGACTTGCCTAAGAGATTCTATAAATTGCTGCTGTCTGTGCAAATAATACAGCACTGAAAAAGTCTACAAGCACAGGCAGATGGCCAGCTTAATCAGCTTGTAGTAGCTAAACCATTACACCAAAGGCACTAATACTTGCACTGATGAACAATCTCAGCGTTATAATCAACATTTCTGCCAAAATTACATGCCCAAGCCCCAGGAACCCTTCTctgcaagcaagcaagctagTTGACAGAGCTGTTTTAACTCACTGGCAACCCAAGCAGTTAGGTTCTGGCGAAAGGTAACCGGTAGCCCCCTGCCATTACAGGCTATCGAAAGGCAAGCAAGCCAGTGTCGCCTCCCGGGGTCTGCACACAGCAGCCCCTACCACCACTCCTGGCCCCACGCAGCAAGCAGTGAGGGCCAAATCACAAAGGGTCTGGAGCTCAGAGGAGCGATTCAGATAAACACCTGGCACAGCAGATACCTAGCTGAAACCTCCATTGAGATTTTTTGGCAGGGCCTGTGAAAAACGCCGTGAAATCTCCTGAGAACAGGCTTTCTCAGGAAATTTCTGGCAGGTCCTTGTTTCTGTCTGGGACTGGCAGGCCACCTCAATCCACCTGTCATGCCTGCCCCTTGCAGGAACTGCTGGCTGGTGAAGACATGGCAAGGCGTGTGGTGGGCAAGGAGCAGGAGGAACCGCCCATCTCATTTCAGGCTGTCCTCTAGGGCTCCACAGGTTAACTGCCAGTCTATTAACAGGCAAAGCATCAAAGAGCTGCCCAGTTTAGTTTGTTAGTGAACATGTCAGCCCACAGCAGCATGGCCTTGAAGCCACGCATGtgctttttcttactttttctttttttttttaaatgaggttaGCAGGTCTGACACCTCACATCTTTCCCTGCTAAAATTTTCCAGAACAATTCTTACACACAATGAGACTATGGGATGCAAAGGACGAGTGTCATAGGCTTCAAGACAGGGCGGAATGGCAAGCACACCAGATCAGTCATCAGTTGGATCCGGGAAACAGTCCGAGGCATTTTCCTGGCTTTCCACATCAATTATGACCGCTGGGTCTGGCATTTCCTCAGGCTCTATCTCCACTGGCAAATTTTCTTCCACAGGGGGCTCAGGCTCAATGCCTTGACCAGTCTGGGCAGCAtctggaaaagaagggagaaatggTTTACAAGTGCCTGCACTATGCTCACACCCCCATAGAAATCCTCCCCCCAGTCCCTGATGCCACAGGCTGCCTAACCTGCTCAGTCCCCTCTCCCCAGGCATCTGCAAgccaaatttcagttttctttgtaaCTGCTCATTTATTGAGCTGTTCATCGTAGCTTTGTTTTGTAAGACACTTTGGTGCTGAAGCTCTCTGGGCTCAACTGGCCAAAATGTACCAAAATACCAAAGCAAAATCTATTCAGTCACATCTGAGTAATTAAAGCTGGCTAACAGCACACATGTAATATGTTCTCACCTAAACACTTTCCACACGCATCTCTGCTTtttacttatttgaagaaaatataaacatGGGATACTTTCTTAGTCAAACTGACAATGTGGAgattttttattgaaaaaaaaagttctacaCTTTAAGTATATTAATATTAAACATGATCTGaattacttaaattttttttttctttctcgcACTATGTTCATGAGTAGCATTTAGTATTTTGAAAGCAGGGCAAAGCAACCTCCAAGGTTAGACATAAAGCATAGCTGAGCTGCTGAGAGGCTGTGCATGGTACAGTGAAGGATACCAGAAGTGGAGACAGCAGTGCTGAGACCAGGCTACAACCTATGTAATGTTGCTTCAGTTCATGATGTCGCTGCTAGACCTACTTCAGCTGATGATGGTGCATTCCCAGGGAAGGTGTTGCCACCACTCGTGTTTGTGGAACAAAATTGAGGGAAACATAATGCAAAAAGTAGAGTACTAATATCAAGCACTCACAAAACAGGATTCTGAAAGGATTTTATCGCTGCACTCTCTTGACCATACTGTGCTAAAGCTGTGGGGTTGTATTCTTGATTTCTTGAAGGATTTAAAATGTGACTGTATTCCCACTTTAGCACCAATTTAAGGAAACACACAAGCCTCTGACTTTGATGGGATTTAGCTGTGTTTCCAGTTCAGCATATTGGTGGATGCTGTCCTGAAGATGACTGCTTACAAAAACAATGCCGATTCTTATAAAATGTTACTGatgagaaaggggaggggggggggtgataAAATTGCAGGAAAACTGCTAAGTTTGGAGGGGTTGCTGGTTTTGAGATGTGTATTTTAGCACAGGAAACACTGGAACAGACAGTCTGCAGTCTGCTGGCAGTACCCTTTACAGGATACTTATGAGACAGCTGCTGCTACTTCTCACAGCTAGATGAGGGCAAGAGCTACTCCTGTGCAGAAGCTGAGCACAAGTAAGGTACTGATAAATGACCTGCTGCAACTTCTGTTGTCTGGACAAGATGAAGCATGTTCCCTGCAGTAGCAAGTCCCAGGCCCCTCTCTCCAGTCAGCTCCTTCTCCATCAGTCACACACATCCATTTTGTCCTTCACCCCCCTGAACAGGCTATCTGTCCAACTTAAAACAAGTCACTGGACCCACCAGGCTTTGAAGGACAGTCGATTTGGGCAGCTTGAGCCTCAACATGGTCTCCATCGGGGGGGCTCTTCACACCTTCACTGGAGACCACGGACATTGTTAGTCCgtcatccttctcctcctctgtaAAACCAAAATCAGAGACTTGAAGGAAAGAGGTCCCCTGCATTCTAGCAGCCTTGGCACACTGACTGCGAGGCCGGACCACCAACACATGCGTGCGTCTCCTCCTCATGTGGCACTGGCTCCATTCCTGGAGCAGACAGATGCCAAGTACGGACGGCCGCTGCCAACCTGTCAGAGACCAGCTTGGCCATGCTGGCAGGATGACAGCTTGAGGTGGCCTCACTGAGCATGGGCAGACTGCACTTAGGGACTGGTGCCGACAAAGGACTGTCACCAGAAGCCTTCAGGTCCTTTCAGGATCAGACCTGAATGAGGCTCCATTTTCTTGCCCATAGAAAAGGTTTTGCTGTGTGTCTTTCTGGCCAGGAGCACATGGTGGCAAGCATgaggtgaaaaaaggaaaagcaaggttTAATTCAAGACCCCGCTGGTTGTAACAGTTGCCTGTCAGCAAGCAGCTTTCTGCTCCACTGGGTCAGGGGAGGCCTGGCTAGAAGACGAGCAGCCaccaacctgaggccatttcaaccccatcctgcacacacacagagtcctcTGTGAGACTCATCCCAGGCAGCAACAGCATTCTCCACTCACCCGAAGGCACTGGGATGAACTTGTGTTTCCTCTTCATGCAGCAACATATGATTGAGGACACAACCACCACCAGGATAACCGCACCCCCCACGCATCCTGCCAGGATGTAAATGAACCACGGGTACTGCAGCAGGTCTCCTGCAAGAAGTACAGGGTGCTGTTAGTTTTACCAGGGTGGAAAAGCTTCTTCCTCCAAACCCCGCAGATTACAGCATGTGAGCATTATTATTGCATTGCTTTGGTTTGGATCAGGGGAGCTGATATTATGAACTGTGGCACATCGTAATTTATGTCACATCATTTAATTATGGTATGGAATTTTTCATTAAGAAGAGAGGCTTGTGTGGCTATGCTGTGTGCATTTGTTTCTGCGTACTCTGACCAGTAACGTCTAAGATAATTTGTAAGTTTTAATCAAATTTAATAGGGAAAGTGGCGGTTTGAAAGATACTACATTTCAACAAGTTTTATGAAAACaggcagctgaggagagggaCCTAAGCTAGCATCTCCTGCTGAAAGACAAGCTGCAGAGTCTACCCTCAGAGCTCATATTAGGCCCCAGAGAATCCACTTAGGACAGCCATGTAACGACTACACCAACCTCAAAGCAAGTCTGATCAGTGCCTGCCCTTCCTCAGGCACCAGAGACTCCAGCCACTGGGGTCAGAGTTGTAGGAACCTGGCTtcactgctgctcagggaaggatTTCTCTTTATTCCCCTTCCCAACCGAGATCATGCGAAATGCCTAGCAGGAGGCTACGGCTACAGATGGCTGAGCAGAAGGCCATGCACAAGTCGGTGGTAATTATTACCCAGCTCAGAGTCCCTTGCTCAGGGTTGCTTTGACAGTCAGACTTGTTGCTGAGCAGGAAAGCTGGTAGAGGGCATCACAGACTTGCAGAAAAGAGACACCCATCCAGACTGGGCCTTCACTAAGACAATTTGCTCCAACCTGCAGTAGCCAGTAGGAAAACTCTTCTTCCCACTATGAAGAAAACATACAACTCAACTATCACTATACTACAATTTCCTTGAAACTCCTTAGGTAAACCCAAGCCATCCCTTTTTAAATCATTTGACTTCTTTTTGTCTGTGCACATGCCTGCACAGCACCACACTGGGGAAACCAACAGGCTCATTTAGAGCTTGTTTTTGAGATCCCAAATGCACAACTTACTGCATATCCCCAGAGGCTAGGAAGTGTTTCAAACGTTCCAGGACATACTACATGCTGTCATAGTCCATATACTCagcagaacagtaaaaaaacTGTGGACAGCTGCTCCTGTCTCAAATACTCAAAGCATTTTCAGAGTGCTCGTTCCAGTCTGTTTAGGAACAGTTACCAAGTTCAAAAAAATCTATACTCAAAATTAAACTTTCAGCAGATGAGAAACAATTTGCCTAataattttacttcctttttgaTGAAAGCTTAGAGAATATTGTCAAAAGCATAAACATatgttggaaatattttttcctaaaaatttgcCATTTGTTAAAAAGGTCTTTTTGATACAATATTGTGTTAAAAATTGGTAATGAACAAGTAATAAAACAAGTAATGAATAAATATAAGCCTTTTATATATGTTGACTTGTTAATTTCTGAATCCTCTGCTTTAGATACTGCATGTGCCTGGGAAGTTTACAGTATTTCTGCCAAATTGTTTTAGGCTAAcaattattcaaaattaatttaatcagCCAATAGGTTGCCCAAATAGGTGCTTTTACATAGATCTTATACCTACAGTGGAAAAACGTATTCAGCCCTTTGCCTGGAGCAAATAATAATCcacaaaaataatgaattagtctttaattaatttaaacttAACTCATTTCTCTTTTCAATTCATTTTATTAGTATCCAGAACTGCTTTAGTTCACTTTTTACAAATGTGGTTGCATTTGGTGACTAAAAAGTAGAATCACTGGTACTTTCTTGCTCTCAGACCCTTCCAAATAGGTGTTATTGTGCGTGTCCATCCCAACAGAGCTATCACTAAATTCCCCTGTGGGCTTTTCAAGAGGAAATGGGGAACTGATATCACACACAGGGGACTGGGCAGTCACCCAGAATAAAAAATGGTAACTGTCAGCACTTGCATGATTTATCACAGGGCTTGATTGAACAGCTCATGGATGTTTGCATCCTCACTCCCCAATACCTCAGCCAACTTGGGTCTGACTACGCTGAACAACCTCTGATCAATTTAACTGGACAAAATTAAAATCACTGCTCCACAATCACAAATGCCAAACTTCTACAGATTGGCCAGCGGCACCAACACGATCAGGCATGAACAGCCCACGGCATTTCTGTTGAATGCCAGCACACACGACAACATGATACAGGGTTTATATCAGTAATTTTGCTTTCACATCAACTGTATGCCAACCATAGAAGAAAAGACAATATCTGCTGTAGAGTTGGAGTGTCTCAGACCTAATTTCTAAAATGCTAGGTGCTATTGCACAGTACAATTTCTTTAGTAGCAAAGGTGCTTAAATCAATTGCAACTAAATTAGTCAAAACCCTTATGGTTAAATTATGCCACCCTGATGTAGTTTTGATGACCATCTTCGCTGCTGGAGAGGAGAAATACCTTCACTACTGGAGATGCAAGTGAAATCTCACTCAAGGTTATCtaatcaaattattattattattttctaataaatGTGAGCTTACAACAAACACAGACCAGTGCTTTGCATCATGAGGTTCTGGCAGTTTTGATCAGTCCTAGGATCCGGATTTTCTGTCTCATTAAACTATGGCCTCATTGAAGCAGAGTACTCGGCATTTATGGATAGCTTGCAAATGGATAAAGTCACAGCCTTCTCACAGAACTACATATCCAAGCAGGGACATGGAGGGAAAAACCCCTACATTCTGTGTCTTTTACCCCACCTCTGATGGTGTGGACCTGGTAGACATTTGTATAGACTGGTAAATCTTTGTGCAGCTGGCCTAGATATGGAGCTGAGTCCAGCAGCAACAGGACTGAACTAGCAGAGGTGTTTTTACAGGGATGTTACAGAAACTGGAAGGCCATCTGGGTAATGGATGACCATCAGAGTAGGAAATAGCTCGTGTTTCTAAATTGGCATAAAGGATTGGTGCACAGGAGGGTGCAAGGTCTTCATCACTGGGAAGTAGGAAAACAGACAGATGGATATCCATCATTGCTGCAGAGTTGGGTAAAAGGACCTCCTGAACAAACTTTCATCCTTTCTATGGTTGTAGGCTGTGTCAGTCTGAGacacaggagggagaaggaagtcAAGGGGACACTTTCTAAAGGGAGGATGTGGTAAGTCTGGAAGGCAGCTGCCAGAGGACAGAAGAGTTCAGTATTATGCAGACAGCAACAACAAAAGGAGATTTTCTGGAGACACCGTTACTCACCATAACTGCAAGACAGCACAACGGGCCTGGTCCTTGTGACACTGTTCCCATGGTAAACCTCACATACAAACTCCCCAGGCACGGTTTTGTCCAGGCGAACCTTCTTCCCACCATCCTTAATGCAAGCCTCAGGGGTGCTCAGCACAGTGCCATTCAGCAGCCACTGAAAGGTGGTGCCCTTGCTGCTGGTCACGTCACAGGACAACTCTCCAGTCCCATTAGGGAAGCACTGGATACCAATGGCCGGCTCTggtcacacacaccacagggcaatgggaacagggaggaaaaagagaggtgAGGGGCAGACTCAGCAGTGAACATGAGCTGGATGGGAGCTTCCCTTACTGGCAGTCTTACTACCGCTGCATTTACTGGTAGCCAGGGAGCACAGAAATAAGAAACCAGACTCTTCAGCACCTGCCCCCAGCCCTGAAATGCTTAGCAGTGCCCACCCAACCCTGAGAGTGACTCTTGGTCCCTATTTTGGGGATGCCGCAAAAATCTGGcatctcttcattttccttactgaaatagagaaaaataaaagcccctGATCTGAGAGGACAGTGGAAACACACAAAGCATTTGCCAGCCAGAGGCTTCCTCTGTAATCAGCAGATAACTGTAGCTTCAGAGGAGACTCAGCCCTCTCCTCCACCAGAGGTTTGTACTTTTGCTGtcactctgcttttccttccattGCAGAGAGGAACTAGTACAAATCATGCCCAACGCAGGTACCAGCACCAGACACCTGCAGTTAGATAGGACCCCCCAGACTAGgacaatttaaaacaaagtaatgaATCATTGATCTTATTACATTTTCCTGAATTTCCCTCTTTCAGTCTACTAGGAGGAGCCAACCTATTTCCTACATTTGCCACTTTGCAAATACAGACTAGACAGAGAAGTAGTATGGTTTTATGACAGTAAGAGTAACATTGAGAACATCTATGCAAACATCCATGTAAATAAGCTCAGAAATCACTTTCTTCAACTAGGACATCATCTTCAGCTATAATTCACTGCCTCCAGG includes:
- the LOC128145223 gene encoding uncharacterized protein LOC128145223 is translated as MDFSSSFTLQCLLVIITVPHGSVTWTGVLSGGSAVFSVGIQSLQNLSRMSKRDVKCLTTVLNDSLLAKCGNSAGRCLNLQNGSLVLRSVEKEDEGKYEFVFHNTTSTFTLEVFEPAIGIQCFPNGTGELSCDVTSSKGTTFQWLLNGTVLSTPEACIKDGGKKVRLDKTVPGEFVCEVYHGNSVTRTRPVVLSCSYGDLLQYPWFIYILAGCVGGAVILVVVVSSIICCCMKRKHKFIPVPSEEEKDDGLTMSVVSSEGVKSPPDGDHVEAQAAQIDCPSKPDAAQTGQGIEPEPPVEENLPVEIEPEEMPDPAVIIDVESQENASDCFPDPTDD